A single Flavobacterium sp. 1 DNA region contains:
- a CDS encoding aspartate/glutamate racemase family protein, with product MSAKVLGFVHTSATLVPLFQQLSNEFLQGIETFNIVDDSLIKDVIKKGKLMPNTAARVVSHVQAAEAAGADVILVTCSSIGVAIETAATLATVPVIRVDQAMADEAVQISNKIGVIATLPTTLEPTSDLVRRRAELAGKNATITSKLCEGAFEALMSGDAAKHDEMVAKALKELMKEVDVIVLAQASMARVVDGLSAEEKLVPILASPAIAMKKLAELYF from the coding sequence ATGAGCGCAAAAGTTTTAGGTTTCGTACATACATCGGCAACATTGGTTCCGTTGTTTCAGCAATTGAGCAACGAGTTTTTACAGGGAATTGAAACATTCAACATAGTCGATGACAGTCTGATAAAAGACGTAATCAAAAAAGGAAAATTAATGCCGAATACGGCTGCGAGAGTAGTGAGCCACGTTCAGGCTGCCGAAGCCGCAGGAGCCGATGTAATTTTGGTAACCTGTTCATCTATTGGAGTGGCGATTGAAACGGCTGCAACATTAGCAACAGTTCCGGTTATTCGTGTGGATCAGGCGATGGCTGACGAAGCGGTGCAGATCAGCAACAAAATTGGTGTTATCGCCACTTTGCCAACCACTTTGGAACCCACCAGTGATTTGGTTAGAAGAAGAGCAGAATTGGCAGGCAAAAACGCAACGATTACTTCCAAATTATGCGAAGGCGCTTTCGAAGCTTTAATGAGTGGAGACGCTGCGAAACACGATGAAATGGTAGCCAAAGCACTAAAAGAATTAATGAAAGAAGTTGATGTGATTGTTTTGGCGCAGGCTTCAATGGCAAGAGTTGTTGATGGCTTAAGTGCTGAAGAAAAACTAGTGCCGATTTTAGCAAGCCCGGCTATTGCCATGAAAAAATTGGCGGAGCTTTATTTTTAA
- a CDS encoding four helix bundle protein — protein sequence MHRFKELEIWKKSRTFCVKIYSVTSTFPSEERFGLTNQLRRAAVSIPSNIAEGSSRQSNKDFARFLEIAIGSAYEIETQLLIASDLGFINLDKTDELINILDEIVKMTSKFRSNLIQNQ from the coding sequence ATGCATCGATTTAAAGAATTAGAAATCTGGAAAAAAAGCAGAACCTTTTGTGTTAAAATATATTCAGTTACATCCACTTTTCCAAGTGAAGAAAGATTTGGACTCACAAATCAATTAAGAAGAGCGGCTGTGTCGATTCCTTCTAATATAGCAGAAGGTTCCTCCAGGCAATCAAACAAAGATTTTGCAAGATTTTTAGAAATCGCTATTGGTTCAGCTTATGAAATTGAAACACAACTATTAATCGCATCTGATTTAGGATTTATCAACCTAGACAAAACCGATGAATTAATAAATATACTTGATGAAATTGTAAAAATGACATCAAAATTCAGATCAAACTTAATACAAAACCAATAA
- a CDS encoding response regulator: MNNSAQILVIDDEIQIRKLLEITLESNDYRTIFAVNAKEGLSMVANHQPDLVILDLGLPDEDGQVVLKRLREWYNNPIIILTVKSAEEEIVKALDNGANDYLTKPFRTQELLARIRTALRNIVSNEKEPIIEFGAVSIDLASRIVRLNNEILKLTTTEYNLLSIFVKNEGRVLTHQYLLKQVWGNSYADQTQYLRVFVAQLRKKIEEDPNRPKFIITESGVGYRFNTS, encoded by the coding sequence ATGAATAATAGTGCTCAAATTTTGGTTATTGATGATGAAATTCAAATTAGGAAACTGCTTGAAATTACATTGGAGTCAAATGATTACAGAACAATTTTTGCCGTAAATGCAAAAGAAGGTCTGTCTATGGTGGCTAATCATCAGCCTGATTTGGTTATTCTTGATTTGGGTTTGCCAGATGAAGACGGACAAGTTGTTTTGAAACGATTGCGGGAATGGTATAATAATCCAATTATAATTTTAACGGTAAAAAGCGCCGAAGAAGAGATTGTTAAAGCACTTGATAACGGAGCAAATGATTATTTGACCAAACCGTTTCGCACACAGGAATTACTAGCTAGAATTCGAACTGCTTTGCGAAATATAGTTTCCAATGAAAAAGAACCGATAATTGAGTTTGGTGCTGTTTCAATTGATTTGGCTTCCAGAATTGTGAGGCTGAATAATGAAATTTTGAAACTTACAACAACTGAATACAACTTGCTTTCTATTTTTGTAAAAAATGAGGGACGAGTATTAACACATCAATATTTACTGAAACAGGTTTGGGGAAACAGCTATGCAGACCAGACACAATACCTGCGTGTTTTTGTCGCACAGCTTCGAAAAAAAATTGAAGAAGACCCCAACCGCCCTAAGTTCATCATCACTGAATCTGGTGTAGGATACCGATTTAACACCAGTTAG
- a CDS encoding ATP-binding protein, translating into MNSILNQIKIKNQYLISVLSVGTVASLCLFIRDYLDYKIVGYILLVVVSVLSMFLAILPLLLSAILSALILNFFFIQPYYTLHISNAEDSLLLFLFFIIALVNAVLTHKIRRAEKILQVKEVRINTMKLYNALLDSLSHELRTPISTIMGAIDTIQSKSVHISEENKENLYSEIEKASLRLNHQVENLLNMSRLESGVIEPKMDWCDLEELVYNVLDHLKDDLQFHKVVVKTDENLPLFKLDYGLMQQIIFNLVFNASQYTPKGAKIEIRVSYNADVDFEYNPDKLAPCVITIADDGIGFPDNEIGKVFDKFYRLQNSKTGGTGLGLSIVKGFVEAQHGKVTLENREEGGSIFTLSFHTLTMNTKEISNE; encoded by the coding sequence ATGAATAGTATTTTGAATCAAATAAAGATTAAAAATCAATATTTAATAAGCGTTTTATCGGTTGGGACAGTCGCATCATTGTGTTTGTTTATCAGAGACTATTTAGACTATAAAATTGTTGGTTATATTTTGTTGGTGGTTGTTTCGGTGCTGTCTATGTTTTTGGCAATTTTACCATTACTGCTCAGTGCTATTTTAAGTGCACTGATTTTGAATTTTTTCTTTATTCAGCCATACTATACTTTGCACATCAGCAATGCCGAAGATTCATTACTGTTGTTTTTATTTTTCATAATTGCTCTTGTAAATGCTGTTCTGACCCACAAAATAAGAAGAGCAGAAAAGATACTGCAGGTAAAAGAAGTCAGGATCAATACCATGAAACTGTACAATGCTTTATTGGATTCTTTATCTCATGAATTAAGAACACCAATTTCGACTATTATGGGGGCTATCGATACAATTCAAAGCAAATCGGTGCATATTTCCGAAGAAAATAAAGAAAATTTATATTCAGAAATTGAAAAAGCATCTTTGAGACTGAATCATCAAGTGGAAAATTTATTGAATATGTCCCGATTGGAATCGGGTGTTATTGAACCAAAAATGGATTGGTGTGATTTAGAAGAATTGGTTTATAATGTTTTGGATCATTTAAAGGACGATCTGCAGTTTCATAAAGTAGTCGTGAAAACAGACGAAAACTTGCCTCTTTTTAAATTGGACTACGGGCTGATGCAGCAGATTATTTTTAATTTGGTTTTTAATGCTTCGCAATACACACCCAAAGGAGCTAAAATAGAAATCAGGGTTTCTTATAATGCTGATGTCGATTTTGAATATAATCCCGATAAATTAGCTCCCTGCGTGATTACGATTGCCGATGACGGCATCGGTTTTCCTGATAATGAAATTGGTAAAGTGTTTGATAAATTTTATCGTCTGCAAAATTCAAAAACAGGCGGAACAGGATTGGGTTTATCAATTGTAAAAGGATTTGTTGAGGCACAACACGGAAAAGTGACACTTGAAAACAGGGAAGAAGGAGGTTCAATTTTTACGCTTAGCTTTCACACCTTAACAATGAATACTAAAGAAATTTCAAATGAATAA
- a CDS encoding KUP/HAK/KT family potassium transporter yields MNKSTVQKVTAASLLVALGIIYGDIGTSPLYVMKAIIGHREISKLLVYGGISCIFWTLTFQTTFKYILLTLSADNHGEGGVFSLYALVKRFGKGKLVIPTILGATTLLADGIITPPISVASAVEGLGDVVPGIPTLPIVIVILSGLFFFQRFGTQKVGFFFGPAMVVWFTMLLVLGFVQILGHPAILTALNPIYAYELLVEYPHGFWLLGAVFLCTTGAEALYSDLGHCGKKNIRFTWIFVKIALIVNYLGQAAWLMNQGKPLLEGRNPFYTIMPQWFLFSGVIIATFAAIIASQALISGSYTLINEAMSLNFWPRVSMRNPTNLKGQIYIPSVNTILWIGCILMILYFKNSSNMEAAYGFSITIAMLMTTVLLNYYLIYIKKMNRILITIIITVFGIIEIAFFVANIIKIKERWMFLFFELFIFMTMYTWFFARKINNKFLKFTNLAEHTQQLQELSNDLSIPKYSTHLIYLSKADRNYEVEEKILKSIFSKKPKRADVYWFFHINRTSEPFTLNYEVIELLDDKVIKIVLNIGFRIQPKVELYFKKIVQNLVKNKELNLHIRPDGSTKYNAEPDFKFIIIEKFLSVENEFAVKDAMLLNSYYMLKNWSMSDIRAFGLDKSDVEIEEVPFVYQPISKLELERKKA; encoded by the coding sequence ATGAATAAATCAACGGTTCAAAAAGTAACAGCAGCCTCACTTTTGGTGGCGCTTGGAATTATTTACGGAGATATAGGAACCAGTCCGTTATATGTTATGAAAGCCATTATTGGGCATAGGGAAATATCAAAATTATTGGTTTATGGAGGAATTTCGTGCATATTTTGGACGCTTACTTTTCAAACCACCTTCAAGTATATTTTATTGACGCTTTCGGCAGATAATCATGGTGAAGGCGGCGTTTTTTCGCTTTATGCTTTGGTTAAACGTTTTGGAAAAGGAAAGCTAGTGATTCCAACTATTTTGGGAGCTACAACACTTTTGGCAGACGGGATTATTACGCCTCCCATTTCAGTGGCTTCGGCAGTTGAAGGATTAGGGGATGTCGTTCCTGGTATTCCAACACTTCCTATTGTGATTGTGATTTTGTCAGGATTGTTCTTTTTTCAACGATTTGGAACCCAAAAGGTAGGTTTCTTTTTTGGACCCGCCATGGTAGTTTGGTTCACCATGCTTTTAGTATTGGGATTTGTGCAAATATTAGGACATCCTGCTATTTTGACCGCATTAAATCCAATTTATGCTTATGAATTGTTAGTTGAATATCCCCATGGATTTTGGCTATTGGGCGCCGTTTTTCTTTGTACCACTGGAGCGGAAGCCTTGTATTCGGATCTTGGACATTGTGGAAAAAAGAACATTAGATTCACTTGGATTTTTGTAAAAATTGCATTGATTGTCAATTATTTGGGTCAAGCTGCTTGGCTTATGAATCAAGGAAAACCATTGCTTGAGGGAAGAAATCCTTTTTATACCATTATGCCGCAATGGTTTCTTTTTTCGGGTGTTATCATCGCTACTTTTGCCGCAATCATTGCTTCTCAGGCTTTAATAAGCGGATCTTATACGCTAATAAATGAAGCGATGTCTCTTAATTTTTGGCCTCGAGTTTCTATGCGAAATCCGACGAATTTGAAAGGACAAATCTATATTCCGTCAGTAAACACGATTCTTTGGATTGGTTGTATTTTGATGATTTTATATTTTAAAAATTCCTCAAATATGGAGGCAGCTTATGGTTTTTCCATTACCATTGCCATGCTTATGACAACCGTTCTTTTAAATTATTATCTGATTTATATAAAGAAAATGAACAGGATTTTGATAACCATAATTATAACGGTTTTTGGGATTATCGAAATTGCATTTTTTGTTGCCAATATTATAAAAATCAAAGAACGTTGGATGTTTTTGTTCTTTGAACTATTCATTTTCATGACCATGTATACTTGGTTTTTTGCTAGAAAAATCAATAATAAATTTCTAAAATTCACCAATTTAGCGGAGCATACACAACAACTTCAGGAATTGAGTAATGATCTTAGTATTCCAAAGTATTCCACCCACTTGATTTATTTGTCCAAAGCTGACAGAAATTATGAAGTGGAAGAAAAAATATTAAAATCAATTTTTTCAAAAAAGCCAAAAAGAGCGGATGTTTATTGGTTTTTTCATATCAATAGAACTAGTGAACCCTTTACTTTAAATTATGAAGTAATCGAATTATTGGACGATAAAGTAATCAAAATTGTGTTAAACATTGGTTTCAGAATTCAACCCAAAGTAGAGTTATATTTCAAAAAAATTGTTCAAAATTTGGTTAAAAATAAAGAATTGAATTTACATATTCGTCCAGATGGTTCTACAAAATACAATGCCGAACCTGATTTTAAATTCATTATTATAGAAAAATTTCTTTCTGTCGAAAATGAATTTGCGGTGAAAGATGCGATGCTGTTGAATTCCTATTATATGCTAAAAAACTGGTCAATGTCAGATATTAGAGCATTTGGATTGGATAAAAGTGATGTTGAAATTGAAGAGGTACCTTTTGTGTACCAACCTATTTCAAAATTAGAATTGGAAAGAAAAAAGGCTTAG
- a CDS encoding RluA family pseudouridine synthase, with the protein MSNKIISTKSNLQILHEDNHLIVINKRVGDIVQGDKTGDKPLSDVVKEYIKDKYNKPGEVFLGVVHRLDRPTTGIVVFARTSKALTRMNELFSNRETKKTYWAVVKNKPPKNQDTLVHYIKRNEKNNTSKAYLKEVPDSKMASLEYKIIKELDNYYGLEIQLHTGRHHQIRAQLSAVGSPIKGDLKYGFDRSNPDGGIHLHARKLVFVHPVSKEDITIIAPTPEEIIWKAI; encoded by the coding sequence ATGTCCAATAAAATAATATCAACAAAATCCAATCTCCAAATCCTGCACGAAGACAACCACCTTATCGTGATAAACAAGCGTGTGGGTGATATTGTGCAGGGTGACAAGACAGGTGACAAACCGTTAAGCGATGTTGTAAAAGAATATATCAAAGATAAATACAATAAGCCTGGCGAAGTTTTCTTAGGAGTGGTTCATCGACTGGACAGACCTACTACTGGAATTGTAGTTTTTGCCCGTACCAGCAAAGCTTTAACCCGTATGAATGAGCTGTTCAGCAACAGAGAAACCAAAAAAACATATTGGGCAGTAGTCAAAAATAAACCGCCCAAAAACCAAGATACACTCGTTCATTATATTAAAAGAAACGAAAAAAACAACACTTCAAAAGCCTATCTTAAAGAAGTTCCTGACAGTAAAATGGCGAGTTTAGAATATAAAATCATCAAAGAGCTCGATAATTATTACGGACTTGAAATTCAACTGCACACCGGAAGACACCACCAAATTAGAGCACAATTATCAGCAGTCGGTTCGCCAATAAAAGGAGATTTGAAATATGGTTTTGACCGAAGCAATCCTGATGGAGGCATTCATTTACATGCCAGGAAGCTGGTTTTTGTCCATCCCGTTTCTAAAGAAGATATCACTATAATTGCTCCTACTCCAGAAGAAATTATTTGGAAAGCTATTTAA
- the panB gene encoding 3-methyl-2-oxobutanoate hydroxymethyltransferase: MSAIKKDYKRITTKSLIEMKSNGEKISMLTAYDYTMAKIVDTAGIDVILVGDSASNVMAGHETTLPITLDQMIYHASSVVRAVERALVVVDLPFGSYQSDSKEALRSSIRIMKESGGHAVKLEGGKEIKDSIKKILNAGIPVMGHLGLTPQSIYKFGTYTVRAKEEEEAEKLMEDAKLLEKLGCFALVLEKIPAHLAEKVAKSISIPVIGIGAGGGVDGQVLVIHDMLGMNNEFSPRFLRRYMNLYEGMTSAISQYVEDVKSKDFPNEKEQY, encoded by the coding sequence ATGTCTGCAATAAAAAAAGATTACAAAAGAATTACCACTAAGTCATTAATCGAGATGAAATCCAATGGTGAAAAAATCTCTATGTTAACGGCTTATGATTATACAATGGCTAAGATTGTGGATACTGCCGGAATAGATGTAATTCTGGTTGGAGATTCTGCTTCAAATGTTATGGCTGGTCATGAAACCACTTTACCCATCACTTTGGACCAGATGATTTATCATGCTTCATCAGTAGTTAGAGCTGTAGAAAGAGCTTTGGTTGTTGTTGATTTGCCTTTTGGAAGCTACCAATCTGATTCGAAAGAAGCATTGCGTTCTTCCATCAGAATCATGAAAGAAAGCGGCGGTCACGCTGTAAAATTAGAAGGTGGAAAAGAAATAAAAGATTCTATCAAAAAAATCTTGAATGCCGGAATTCCTGTTATGGGACATTTGGGATTAACTCCGCAGTCTATTTATAAATTCGGCACTTATACCGTTCGTGCCAAAGAAGAAGAAGAAGCTGAAAAATTGATGGAAGATGCCAAATTACTCGAAAAATTAGGCTGTTTTGCTTTGGTACTTGAAAAAATTCCAGCTCATTTGGCTGAAAAAGTGGCAAAAAGCATTTCGATTCCAGTAATTGGAATAGGTGCTGGTGGCGGTGTAGATGGTCAAGTATTGGTAATCCATGATATGTTGGGAATGAACAACGAATTTAGCCCCCGTTTCTTAAGACGTTACATGAATTTATACGAAGGAATGACCTCAGCGATCAGTCAATATGTTGAAGATGTGAAATCCAAAGATTTTCCAAACGAAAAGGAACAATATTAA
- a CDS encoding four-carbon acid sugar kinase family protein, giving the protein MKKDKLLLAYYGDDFTGSTDALEFLTLAGVKTVLFLRKPEQKDLDRFPGIQAIGLAGKSRSMSPSEMETELYTAFENLKSFAPNHFHYKVCSTFDSAPHVGNIGKAIEIGSEVFNQKTILVSPSAPHLGRFCVFGNLFARMGTIGNGEIYRIDRHPSMSKHPVTPALEGDLTLHLAKQTEKSINLINLTTIEKGISAVLEAVNNNKAEILFFDGFNSEHLKTIGSVFNQLATEKTLFSVGSSGIEMALGLDWKDKKIIGTEIAFESAGEVSPILVLSGSCSPVTSSQIEFALENGFLEIALESKAVDIQNHEAIIKNTVAQVIENFNQGKSTILHTSIGSNDLRIAETEAYFTTKGFSENEIQKQCSSIYGSVLGQITKEVLKAVKIKRILFAGGDTSSYSASELDILALEMIAPIAPGAPLCKAISDNEWVNGIEMNFKGGQVGTADYFIKVLKGEKL; this is encoded by the coding sequence ATGAAGAAAGATAAATTGCTCTTGGCCTATTATGGCGACGATTTCACGGGCTCTACGGATGCCTTGGAATTCCTAACCCTGGCCGGAGTGAAAACCGTTCTTTTTCTTCGAAAGCCAGAACAAAAAGACCTGGATCGTTTTCCGGGAATTCAGGCGATTGGTCTGGCGGGGAAAAGCAGATCGATGTCACCTTCGGAAATGGAAACAGAACTTTATACTGCTTTTGAGAATCTGAAAAGTTTTGCCCCAAATCATTTTCATTATAAAGTCTGTTCCACTTTCGATTCCGCGCCACATGTAGGGAACATCGGGAAAGCAATCGAAATCGGAAGCGAAGTTTTCAATCAAAAGACCATTTTGGTTTCTCCATCAGCACCGCATTTGGGACGATTTTGTGTTTTCGGAAACCTGTTTGCCCGAATGGGAACGATTGGAAATGGCGAAATTTACCGTATCGACCGACATCCGTCCATGAGCAAACATCCCGTAACACCGGCTTTAGAAGGAGATTTGACTCTTCATCTGGCTAAACAAACGGAGAAATCCATCAATCTTATCAACCTAACCACAATCGAAAAAGGCATATCAGCAGTTCTTGAAGCGGTTAATAATAACAAAGCAGAGATTCTGTTTTTTGACGGTTTCAATTCGGAGCATCTCAAAACCATTGGAAGTGTTTTTAACCAATTGGCAACCGAAAAAACATTGTTTTCTGTAGGTTCATCCGGAATCGAAATGGCTTTGGGATTAGATTGGAAGGATAAAAAAATCATCGGAACCGAAATAGCATTTGAATCAGCAGGAGAAGTTTCACCCATACTCGTTTTATCGGGAAGCTGTTCTCCGGTGACGTCTAGCCAAATTGAATTTGCTCTCGAAAATGGATTTCTGGAAATTGCATTAGAAAGCAAAGCTGTCGATATTCAAAATCATGAAGCAATTATAAAAAATACCGTTGCTCAGGTTATCGAGAATTTTAATCAGGGAAAAAGCACAATTCTACATACAAGCATTGGTTCAAACGACCTGCGGATTGCAGAAACCGAAGCGTATTTTACAACAAAAGGTTTTTCGGAAAACGAGATTCAAAAACAATGCAGTTCGATTTACGGAAGTGTTCTGGGACAAATAACCAAAGAAGTATTAAAGGCTGTCAAAATAAAAAGAATCCTTTTTGCGGGTGGCGACACTTCCAGTTACTCCGCATCTGAATTGGATATTCTGGCACTGGAAATGATTGCGCCAATAGCTCCGGGAGCTCCGCTTTGCAAAGCAATTTCGGACAATGAATGGGTAAATGGAATAGAAATGAATTTTAAAGGCGGACAAGTTGGTACCGCCGATTATTTTATAAAAGTATTAAAAGGAGAAAAATTATGA
- a CDS encoding L-serine ammonia-lyase yields MEECISVFDMLKIGVGPSSSHTLGPWRAAERFLAELRIDYDINTITRVKVDLYGSLSLTGKGHATDLAIMLGLSGQDPEYIPVQNIDGIIKSIEAKKEIHLGNQIHIPFFMLKDIVFNKNFLPFHANGLTFTAYFNNETEYSSTFYSIGGGFVVKEERENAQNKLALKCAFPFPIDKASQLLAYCIKQNKSISEIVYENEKSMRPEAEIHKELMRIWNTMLECMYIGCHSEGILPGGLHVRRRAFDMHQNLIGLSNYSTPQEWLEEIRKTEVKFRQILKWVSCFALAVNEVNAALGRVVTAPTNGSAGVIPAVLMYYLVIENHQANEKEIKQFLMVAGEIGSIFKKGSTISAAMGGCQAEIGVSSAMAAGALCELMGGTPDQVLMAAEIAMEHHLGLTCDPIGGLVQIPCIERNTMGAIKAINAAELALETDAKNAKVSLDKVIDTMWQTAKDMNSKYKETSEGGLAIAVNLADC; encoded by the coding sequence ATGGAAGAATGTATCTCAGTTTTTGATATGCTAAAAATTGGTGTTGGTCCGTCAAGTTCCCATACTCTAGGACCATGGCGTGCTGCCGAACGCTTCTTAGCTGAACTAAGAATCGATTATGACATTAATACAATAACCCGAGTTAAAGTCGATTTGTACGGCTCTCTTTCATTAACAGGAAAAGGACATGCAACTGACTTAGCCATAATGCTTGGGCTTAGCGGACAAGATCCTGAATATATTCCTGTTCAAAATATAGACGGCATCATCAAATCGATTGAAGCTAAAAAAGAAATCCATTTGGGAAACCAAATCCATATTCCTTTTTTTATGCTGAAGGACATTGTTTTCAACAAAAACTTTCTTCCTTTTCACGCTAATGGATTAACGTTTACTGCCTATTTTAACAATGAAACCGAATACAGTTCTACATTTTACTCTATAGGAGGCGGATTTGTAGTTAAAGAAGAACGGGAAAATGCCCAAAACAAATTAGCCCTAAAATGTGCTTTCCCATTCCCTATTGACAAAGCCAGCCAACTTTTGGCGTATTGCATAAAACAAAATAAATCCATTTCGGAAATCGTTTATGAAAACGAAAAATCCATGCGCCCTGAAGCAGAAATTCATAAGGAATTAATGCGTATTTGGAATACTATGCTGGAATGCATGTATATCGGCTGTCATTCTGAAGGCATACTTCCCGGAGGGCTGCATGTACGGAGACGCGCTTTTGATATGCACCAAAATCTGATTGGTTTATCCAATTATTCTACTCCGCAGGAATGGCTGGAAGAAATCAGAAAAACTGAAGTTAAATTTAGGCAGATTCTAAAATGGGTTAGCTGTTTTGCATTGGCTGTTAATGAAGTAAATGCTGCGCTAGGCCGTGTAGTAACGGCTCCAACTAATGGAAGTGCTGGGGTAATTCCAGCTGTTTTGATGTATTATTTGGTTATTGAAAACCATCAGGCAAACGAGAAAGAAATCAAGCAGTTTTTGATGGTTGCCGGCGAAATAGGAAGCATTTTCAAAAAAGGGTCAACAATCTCTGCTGCAATGGGGGGCTGTCAAGCCGAAATTGGCGTTTCAAGCGCTATGGCTGCTGGAGCTTTATGCGAATTGATGGGAGGAACACCTGATCAGGTATTGATGGCTGCCGAAATTGCCATGGAACATCACTTGGGTCTGACCTGTGATCCTATTGGCGGTTTAGTGCAGATACCTTGTATCGAAAGAAATACCATGGGTGCCATAAAAGCGATTAATGCAGCAGAACTCGCTTTGGAAACCGATGCCAAAAATGCAAAAGTATCTCTGGATAAAGTTATAGATACTATGTGGCAAACAGCTAAAGACATGAACTCCAAATACAAGGAAACCTCCGAAGGCGGACTGGCAATTGCCGTAAACTTGGCGGACTGTTAA
- a CDS encoding ribulose-bisphosphate carboxylase large subunit family protein: MERVFAEYLIETPYDVEQASAVLAGEQSSGTFVSVPGETEELKKRFSARVEDIQLLGLADEPSIPGGSVPGKKYQKARVKVSWSIENFGYNLPVLISTLQGNLYEITQFTGLKLIDFEVPDSFQNHFKGPKFGIKGSKLSCGVTDRPMIGTIIKPSIGMSVEETATLVKSLIDAGIDFIKDDELMGSASNSPFDERVKAIMKVIRDNEQKTGKKVMYAFNISDEIDEMQRKYDLIKKEEGSCAMISINSVGLSGTKKICDQGELVIHGHRNGWGMLNRHPLLGIEFPAYQKIQRLAGVDQLHVNGIQNKFWESDDSVVTSIKSCLKPFLSGYEILPVVSSGQWGGQAVETYRRTQTTDLLYMAGGGILAHPMGPKAGVNALQQAWTGAVAGLSVEETALKYPEFAESVKKFSK; the protein is encoded by the coding sequence ATGGAAAGAGTTTTTGCAGAATATCTTATAGAAACCCCTTATGATGTAGAACAGGCTTCGGCAGTTTTGGCAGGCGAGCAGTCATCGGGAACGTTTGTTTCTGTTCCGGGTGAAACCGAAGAATTGAAAAAACGTTTTTCCGCAAGGGTAGAGGATATTCAGTTATTGGGTTTGGCCGACGAACCATCGATTCCGGGCGGAAGTGTTCCCGGGAAAAAATACCAGAAAGCAAGAGTAAAAGTAAGCTGGTCGATTGAGAATTTTGGCTATAATCTGCCGGTTTTGATTAGCACTTTACAAGGAAATTTATATGAAATCACACAGTTTACCGGTTTAAAGCTGATAGATTTTGAAGTGCCGGATTCTTTTCAAAATCATTTCAAAGGACCAAAATTCGGAATCAAAGGTTCTAAATTATCCTGTGGCGTAACTGACAGACCGATGATTGGAACCATTATAAAACCAAGCATCGGAATGAGTGTGGAGGAAACCGCTACTTTGGTCAAATCACTGATAGATGCCGGAATCGATTTTATCAAAGACGATGAATTGATGGGATCAGCTTCCAATTCGCCTTTTGATGAAAGGGTAAAAGCGATTATGAAAGTCATTCGGGATAACGAACAAAAAACAGGTAAAAAAGTAATGTATGCCTTCAATATCAGTGATGAAATTGACGAAATGCAGCGAAAATACGATCTGATAAAAAAAGAAGAAGGAAGCTGTGCGATGATCAGCATCAACAGTGTTGGGCTTTCGGGAACAAAGAAAATTTGTGATCAGGGCGAACTCGTTATTCACGGTCACAGAAACGGCTGGGGAATGCTGAACCGGCATCCGTTGTTGGGAATTGAATTTCCTGCTTATCAAAAAATTCAGCGTCTGGCAGGAGTCGATCAACTGCATGTTAACGGAATCCAGAATAAATTTTGGGAATCGGATGACTCGGTGGTAACGTCGATAAAATCCTGTTTGAAACCCTTTTTGAGCGGATACGAAATTTTGCCTGTAGTATCTTCAGGACAATGGGGCGGACAAGCCGTAGAAACCTACCGAAGAACCCAAACCACGGATTTGCTGTATATGGCAGGCGGCGGAATTTTGGCACATCCAATGGGACCGAAAGCGGGAGTGAATGCATTACAGCAAGCCTGGACTGGAGCCGTTGCCGGTTTGTCTGTGGAAGAAACTGCCTTGAAATACCCAGAATTTGCCGAATCGGTAAAGAAATTTTCTAAATAA